The Streptomyces europaeiscabiei genome window below encodes:
- a CDS encoding cytochrome P450 family protein, with amino-acid sequence MGHTQVIDLGEYGPGFTENPHPVYAELRERGPVHRVRLPKHDAHHEVWLVVGYEEARAALADPRLSKDGSKVGVTFLDEELIGKYLLVADPPQHTRLRGLIAREFTGRRVERLRPRVQEITDSLLEAMVPQGRADLVESFAHPLPLTVICELLGVPEFDRVAFRKLSTEAVAPTSGESEYEAFVQLAAYLRELIEDKRCSPPADDLLSALIRTTDEGGDRLSPEELRGMAFILLIAGHETTVNLITGAVHALLTHPGQLAEVRADMSLVDAVVEETLRHEGPVENATFRFAAEPLDIGGTAIAAGDSVMIGLAAADRDGTRYPAPDRFDLHRDTRGHLAFGHGIHYCLGAPLARLEARVALRALLERCPDLTLDGPPGDWLPGMLIRGVRSLPLRW; translated from the coding sequence ATGGGACACACACAGGTGATCGATCTGGGGGAGTACGGGCCGGGGTTCACCGAGAACCCGCATCCCGTCTACGCCGAGCTGCGAGAGCGCGGCCCCGTGCACCGGGTCCGGCTGCCGAAGCACGACGCACACCACGAGGTCTGGCTCGTCGTCGGGTACGAGGAGGCACGGGCGGCGCTCGCCGACCCCCGGCTGTCGAAGGACGGCTCGAAGGTCGGGGTGACGTTCCTCGACGAGGAGCTGATCGGCAAGTACCTGCTGGTCGCCGACCCGCCCCAGCACACCCGGCTGCGCGGGCTGATCGCCCGGGAGTTCACCGGACGCCGGGTCGAGCGGCTGCGGCCGAGGGTCCAGGAGATCACCGACTCGCTGCTGGAAGCGATGGTGCCGCAGGGCCGCGCCGATCTGGTGGAGTCGTTCGCCCACCCGCTGCCGCTCACCGTCATCTGCGAGCTGCTCGGTGTGCCCGAGTTCGACCGGGTGGCCTTCCGCAAGCTGTCCACTGAGGCGGTGGCGCCGACCAGCGGCGAGAGCGAGTACGAGGCCTTCGTCCAGCTCGCCGCCTATCTGCGCGAGTTGATCGAGGACAAGCGGTGCTCCCCGCCCGCCGACGACCTCCTGAGCGCCCTGATCCGGACGACGGACGAGGGCGGCGACCGCCTGTCGCCCGAGGAACTGCGCGGCATGGCGTTCATCCTCCTCATCGCCGGCCACGAGACCACGGTCAACCTCATCACCGGCGCCGTCCACGCGCTCCTCACCCATCCGGGGCAACTCGCCGAGGTGCGGGCCGACATGAGCCTCGTCGACGCGGTCGTGGAGGAGACCCTGCGTCACGAGGGCCCGGTGGAGAACGCGACGTTCCGCTTTGCCGCCGAGCCGCTCGACATAGGCGGCACGGCCATCGCGGCGGGCGACTCGGTGATGATCGGCCTGGCCGCCGCCGACCGCGACGGCACCCGCTATCCCGCCCCCGACCGCTTCGACCTCCACCGGGACACCCGCGGTCACCTCGCCTTCGGCCACGGCATCCACTACTGCCTCGGCGCGCCCCTCGCCCGCCTGGAGGCCCGCGTGGCCCTCCGTGCCCTCCTGGAGCGCTGCCCCGACCTGACCCTCGACGGCCCACCGGGTGACTGGCTGCCGGGAATGCTGATACGGGGAGTACGGAGCCTGCCTCTGCGCTGGTGA
- a CDS encoding Gfo/Idh/MocA family oxidoreductase, with protein MRIGLIGAGRIGTFHATTLSRHRDVGSLIITDVDPARAHDLADRLGETVAPGVDEIFTWGVDAVVITAATSAHGELIGRAARSGLPVFCEKPIAVDLPNTLSALTEVDAAGTVLQMGFQRRFDSGYVTAREAVRAGRLGRLHTVRALTADQTPPPAEYLPVSGGIYRDCLIHDFDIVRWVTGREVATVYATGSDAGHPMFREAHDLDTAAAVLTLEDGTLVTATAARVNGAGYDVRLELAGELDTVVVGLDDRTPVASTEPKGPPPADRPWTGFLERFAAAYEAEIAAFVEVVRGERANPCDGREALQALRVAEACELSRLEHRPVLLGEIPGGRE; from the coding sequence ATGCGCATCGGACTCATCGGGGCGGGTCGCATCGGGACGTTTCACGCGACCACGCTCAGCCGCCACCGTGATGTCGGCTCTCTGATCATCACGGACGTCGATCCTGCTCGGGCCCATGACCTCGCGGATCGCCTCGGCGAGACGGTGGCGCCGGGCGTGGACGAGATCTTCACCTGGGGTGTGGACGCCGTGGTCATAACGGCCGCGACCTCGGCCCACGGCGAACTGATCGGTCGGGCAGCACGCTCGGGTCTCCCCGTGTTCTGCGAGAAACCCATCGCCGTGGACCTGCCGAACACGTTAAGCGCGCTGACCGAGGTCGACGCGGCCGGGACAGTGCTGCAGATGGGCTTCCAGCGGCGCTTCGACTCCGGCTATGTCACCGCGCGGGAGGCCGTACGCGCGGGCCGGCTCGGCCGCCTGCACACCGTACGGGCGCTCACGGCCGATCAGACGCCGCCGCCCGCGGAGTACCTGCCGGTGTCCGGCGGGATCTACCGGGACTGTCTGATCCACGACTTCGACATCGTGCGGTGGGTGACGGGGCGCGAGGTCGCCACGGTGTACGCCACCGGGTCGGACGCCGGGCACCCGATGTTCCGGGAGGCGCACGACCTCGACACGGCGGCCGCCGTGCTCACGCTGGAGGACGGCACGCTCGTCACGGCGACGGCGGCGCGGGTGAACGGGGCCGGGTACGACGTGCGGCTGGAGCTGGCCGGGGAGCTGGACACGGTGGTGGTCGGGCTGGACGACCGTACGCCGGTCGCGTCCACGGAGCCGAAGGGGCCACCGCCCGCGGACAGGCCGTGGACCGGCTTCCTGGAGCGCTTCGCCGCCGCCTACGAGGCCGAGATCGCCGCGTTCGTCGAGGTGGTGCGCGGAGAGCGGGCGAACCCGTGCGACGGCCGTGAGGCGCTTCAGGCCCTTCGGGTCGCCGAGGCGTGCGAGCTGTCCCGGCTGGAGCACCGGCCGGTGCTCCTGGGCGAGATTCCGGGCGGCCGGGAGTAG
- a CDS encoding GntR family transcriptional regulator, with amino-acid sequence MSLQLSVDRSSPVPLYFQLSQQLEAAIEHGELTPGSLLGNEIELAARLGLSRPTVRQAIQSLVDKGLLVRRRGVGTQVVHSQVKRPLELSSLYDDLEAAGQRPATRVLLNTTVTASAEVAAALAVAEGGEVHRIERLRLAHGEPMAYLCNYLPTDLLDLDSPQLEATGLYRLMRAAGITLHSARQTIGAKAATPDEADRLTEPEGAPLLTMQRTTFDDTGRAVEYGTHIYRASRYSFDFQLLVRA; translated from the coding sequence GTGTCGCTCCAGCTCAGCGTCGACCGCAGCAGCCCGGTCCCGCTCTACTTCCAGCTGTCCCAGCAGCTGGAGGCCGCGATCGAGCACGGCGAGCTGACCCCGGGCAGCCTGCTGGGCAACGAGATCGAGCTGGCCGCACGCCTCGGCCTGTCCCGCCCGACCGTCCGCCAGGCCATCCAGTCCCTGGTCGACAAGGGCCTGCTCGTACGCCGCCGCGGCGTGGGCACCCAGGTCGTCCACAGCCAGGTCAAACGCCCCCTGGAACTCAGCAGTCTCTACGACGACCTGGAGGCCGCCGGCCAGCGCCCGGCCACCCGGGTCCTGCTGAACACCACCGTCACCGCCTCCGCCGAGGTCGCCGCCGCCCTGGCCGTCGCGGAGGGCGGCGAAGTCCACCGTATCGAGCGACTCCGTCTGGCCCACGGCGAACCCATGGCCTACCTCTGCAACTACCTCCCCACCGACCTCCTCGACCTCGACTCACCCCAACTCGAAGCCACCGGCCTCTACCGCCTCATGCGCGCCGCGGGCATCACCCTCCACAGCGCCCGCCAGACCATCGGCGCGAAGGCGGCCACCCCGGACGAGGCCGACCGCCTGACCGAGCCCGAGGGCGCCCCCCTCCTGACCATGCAGCGCACGACCTTCGACGACACGGGCCGAGCGGTGGAATACGGCACCCACATCTACCGGGCATCCCGCTATTCGTTCGACTTCCAATTGTTGGTGAGGGCGTAA
- a CDS encoding ROK family glucokinase, which translates to MSTYRDFTHRGSARATVLRTVGTRERRSHLTAPRVPTVGIDIGGTKVMAGVVDADGNILEKLRTETPDKSKSPQVVEDTITELVLDLSDRHDVHAVGIGAAGWVDAERNRVLFAPHLSWRNEPLRDRLAGRLAVPVLVDNDANAAAWAEWRFGAGRDEDHLVMITLGTGIGGAILEDGQVKRGKFGVAGEFGHMQVVPGGHRCPCGNRGCWEQYSSGNALVREARELAAADSPVAYGIIEHVKGNIADITGPMITELAREGDAMCIELLQDIGQWLGVGIANLAAALDPSCFVIGGGVSAADDLLIGPARDAFRRHLTGRGYRPEARIARAQLGPEAGMVGAADLARLVARRFRRANRRRVERYERYARYVEARRTTQDSA; encoded by the coding sequence ATGAGCACTTACCGCGACTTCACCCACCGCGGCTCCGCGCGGGCCACCGTCCTGCGGACCGTGGGAACGCGCGAGCGCCGCTCCCATCTGACGGCCCCCCGCGTCCCCACCGTCGGCATCGACATCGGCGGCACGAAGGTGATGGCGGGTGTCGTGGACGCCGACGGCAACATCCTGGAGAAGCTCCGCACGGAGACCCCGGACAAGTCGAAGAGCCCCCAGGTCGTCGAGGACACCATCACGGAACTGGTCCTGGACCTCTCCGACCGGCACGACGTGCACGCCGTCGGCATCGGCGCCGCCGGCTGGGTGGACGCGGAGCGCAACCGCGTCCTGTTCGCCCCCCACCTGTCCTGGCGCAACGAGCCGCTGCGCGACCGCCTCGCCGGCCGGCTCGCCGTGCCGGTCCTGGTCGACAACGACGCCAACGCCGCCGCCTGGGCCGAGTGGCGCTTCGGCGCCGGCCGCGACGAGGACCACCTGGTCATGATCACGCTGGGCACCGGCATCGGCGGCGCGATCCTGGAGGACGGCCAGGTCAAGCGCGGAAAGTTCGGCGTCGCGGGCGAGTTCGGCCATATGCAGGTCGTACCCGGCGGCCACCGCTGCCCGTGCGGCAACCGCGGCTGCTGGGAGCAGTACAGCTCAGGGAACGCCCTGGTCAGGGAGGCCCGCGAACTCGCGGCGGCCGACTCCCCGGTGGCGTACGGGATCATCGAGCACGTCAAGGGCAACATCGCCGACATCACCGGACCGATGATCACCGAGCTGGCCCGTGAGGGCGACGCCATGTGCATCGAGCTGCTCCAGGACATCGGCCAGTGGCTCGGCGTCGGCATCGCCAACCTGGCCGCCGCCCTCGACCCGTCCTGCTTCGTCATCGGCGGCGGTGTCTCGGCCGCCGACGACCTGCTGATCGGTCCCGCCCGGGACGCCTTCCGCCGCCACCTCACCGGCCGCGGCTACCGCCCGGAGGCCCGGATCGCGCGCGCCCAGCTCGGACCCGAGGCCGGCATGGTGGGCGCCGCCGACCTCGCCAGACTCGTCGCTCGCCGCTTCCGCCGCGCCAACCGGCGCCGGGTGGAGCGGTACGAGCGTTACGCGCGGTACGTGGAGGCCCGCCGCACCACCCAGGACTCCGCGTGA